In Primulina huaijiensis isolate GDHJ02 chromosome 6, ASM1229523v2, whole genome shotgun sequence, a single window of DNA contains:
- the LOC140979358 gene encoding monothiol glutaredoxin-S5-like, with protein sequence MEAVRKMASEKPVVIFSKSSCCMSHTIWTLFSDFGVNPTVHELDKIPMGPEIEQALSTTLGCNPTVPAVFIGGELVGGADEVMSLHLKRTLKPMLKKAGALWV encoded by the coding sequence ATGGAGGCAGTACGCAAGATGGCATCTGAAAAACCGGTGGTGATCTTCAGCAAGAGCTCGTGTTGCATGAGCCACACGATCTGGACGCTCTTTAGCGATTTCGGAGTCAACCCCACGGTTCACGAGCTCGACAAGATCCCGATGGGCCCGGAGATCGAGCAAGCGCTGTCGACGACGCTCGGTTGCAACCCCACCGTGCCCGCAGTGTTCATCGGCGGGGAACTGGTGGGAGGAGCGGATGAGGTCATGAGTCTTCACCTCAAGAGGACCCTAAAGCCCATGCTCAAAAAGGCTGGCGCTTTGTGGGTCTAA
- the LOC140979269 gene encoding zinc finger CCCH domain-containing protein 34-like isoform X3, with translation MGFFMCTYMARYSGIQAMEVVPVEEWVGPGAETGLEEPMWRLGFGGGSDSYPERPDEPVCIYYLRTGFCGYGNRCRFNHPRDRSVAVGTLSAGGREFPERFGQPVCQYYMRTGMCKFGASCKYDHPKHGAESPAPLTLNFYGYPLKPGENECSYYVKTGQCKFGVTCKFDHPQPSGIHVPPQAPVPGALAASAAMLAPAVYPTMQSPLQSSQQYGLVSSNWPIARPTVLSGSYVPGNYGPLLVSPGVVPVPSWTPYPASVSPVASPSTQPTSGAGPVYGLAPLYPSATAYAGPYLSVTSSGGLSRSSLEEHAFAERPGQLECRYYLRTGHCRFGPTWCISLLSLLPKWSMQIWSILQIRPPNEHFELQSIDIISDRCACCALPSGIHKRKFGSIIILIRLMA, from the exons ATGGGTTTCTTTATGTGCACATATATGGCGAGGTACAGTGGGATCCAAGCAATGGAGGTGGTACCCGTGGAGGAATGGGTGGGACCCGGCGCCGAAACAGGGCTTGAAG AACCTATGTGGCGATTAGGTTTTGGTGGTGGGTCCGATTCATACCCCGAGAGGCCTGATGAGCCCGTTTGTATCTATTACTTGAGGACTGGGTTCTGTGGATACGGCAATCGGTGCAGGTTCAATCATCCCCGTGATCGTAGCGTG GCAGTGGGAACTTTGAGTGCTGGTGGACGTGAGTTCCCCGAACGTTTTGGGCAACCTGTCTGTCAG TACTACATGCGGACTGGAATGTGTAAATTTGGTGCTTCCTGCAAGTATGACCATCCAAAGCACGGTGCCGAATCACCAGCCCCATTGACTCTGAATTTTTACGGATATCCCTTGAAGCCG GGCGAAAATGAATGCTCATATTATGTTAAAACAGGGCAGTGCAAGTTTGGTGTCACTTGTAAATTTGATCATCCTCAGCCATCTGGGATACATGTGCCACCTCAAGCCCCTGTCCCTGGGGCTTTGGCTGCCTCTGCAGCCATGCTCGCACCTGCTGTTTATCCAACCATGCAGTCTCCTCTCCAATCTTCTCAACAATATGGGTTAGTATCCAGCAACTGGCCCATTGCCAGACCAACTGTGCTTTCGGGTTCTTATGTTCCTGGGAATTATGGCCCCTTGCTCGTTTCCCCAGGAGTTGTTCCTGTTCCTAGTTGGACCCCCTATCCG GCGTCAGTTAGTCCTGTGGCCTCGCCAAGTACTCAACCCACCAGCGGTGCAGGCCCAGTTTATGGGTTAGCACCGTTATATCCTTCAGCGACCGCATATGCTGGACCATATCTTTCTGTAACTTCTTCTGGTGGCCTCTCAAGAAGCAGTCTAGAGGAACATGCCTTTGCAGAAAGACCTGGCCAACTAGAATGTCGGTACTATTTAAGGACCGGGCATTGTAGATTTGGGCCTACAT GGTGCATCAGTCTGCTCTCATTACTCCCAAAATGGAGTATGCAAATTTGGTCCATCTTGCAAATTCGACCACCCAATGAGCATTTTGAGTTACAGTCCATCGACATCATCTCTGACCGATGTGCCTGTTGCGCCTTACCCAGTGGGATCCACAAACGCAAATTTGGCTCCATCATCATCCTCATCAGACTTATGGCCTGA
- the LOC140979269 gene encoding zinc finger CCCH domain-containing protein 34-like isoform X1, with translation MGFFMCTYMARYSGIQAMEVVPVEEWVGPGAETGLEEPMWRLGFGGGSDSYPERPDEPVCIYYLRTGFCGYGNRCRFNHPRDRSVAVGTLSAGGREFPERFGQPVCQYYMRTGMCKFGASCKYDHPKHGAESPAPLTLNFYGYPLKPGENECSYYVKTGQCKFGVTCKFDHPQPSGIHVPPQAPVPGALAASAAMLAPAVYPTMQSPLQSSQQYGLVSSNWPIARPTVLSGSYVPGNYGPLLVSPGVVPVPSWTPYPASVSPVASPSTQPTSGAGPVYGLAPLYPSATAYAGPYLSVTSSGGLSRSSLEEHAFAERPGQLECRYYLRTGHCRFGPTCKYHHPPEWNAPKTDFVLSLIGLPLRTGASVCSHYSQNGVCKFGPSCKFDHPMSILSYSPSTSSLTDVPVAPYPVGSTNANLAPSSSSSDLWPEILSGSRKYRFSSQVSSTNSSSSSVGSIFSESDPLPQSSVPGGSNPSQGSKVHTSS, from the exons ATGGGTTTCTTTATGTGCACATATATGGCGAGGTACAGTGGGATCCAAGCAATGGAGGTGGTACCCGTGGAGGAATGGGTGGGACCCGGCGCCGAAACAGGGCTTGAAG AACCTATGTGGCGATTAGGTTTTGGTGGTGGGTCCGATTCATACCCCGAGAGGCCTGATGAGCCCGTTTGTATCTATTACTTGAGGACTGGGTTCTGTGGATACGGCAATCGGTGCAGGTTCAATCATCCCCGTGATCGTAGCGTG GCAGTGGGAACTTTGAGTGCTGGTGGACGTGAGTTCCCCGAACGTTTTGGGCAACCTGTCTGTCAG TACTACATGCGGACTGGAATGTGTAAATTTGGTGCTTCCTGCAAGTATGACCATCCAAAGCACGGTGCCGAATCACCAGCCCCATTGACTCTGAATTTTTACGGATATCCCTTGAAGCCG GGCGAAAATGAATGCTCATATTATGTTAAAACAGGGCAGTGCAAGTTTGGTGTCACTTGTAAATTTGATCATCCTCAGCCATCTGGGATACATGTGCCACCTCAAGCCCCTGTCCCTGGGGCTTTGGCTGCCTCTGCAGCCATGCTCGCACCTGCTGTTTATCCAACCATGCAGTCTCCTCTCCAATCTTCTCAACAATATGGGTTAGTATCCAGCAACTGGCCCATTGCCAGACCAACTGTGCTTTCGGGTTCTTATGTTCCTGGGAATTATGGCCCCTTGCTCGTTTCCCCAGGAGTTGTTCCTGTTCCTAGTTGGACCCCCTATCCG GCGTCAGTTAGTCCTGTGGCCTCGCCAAGTACTCAACCCACCAGCGGTGCAGGCCCAGTTTATGGGTTAGCACCGTTATATCCTTCAGCGACCGCATATGCTGGACCATATCTTTCTGTAACTTCTTCTGGTGGCCTCTCAAGAAGCAGTCTAGAGGAACATGCCTTTGCAGAAAGACCTGGCCAACTAGAATGTCGGTACTATTTAAGGACCGGGCATTGTAGATTTGGGCCTACATGTAAGTATCACCATCCACCAGAATGGAATGCACCAAAAACAGATTTCGTGCTTAGTCTGATAGGTCTGCCTTTACGCACA GGTGCATCAGTCTGCTCTCATTACTCCCAAAATGGAGTATGCAAATTTGGTCCATCTTGCAAATTCGACCACCCAATGAGCATTTTGAGTTACAGTCCATCGACATCATCTCTGACCGATGTGCCTGTTGCGCCTTACCCAGTGGGATCCACAAACGCAAATTTGGCTCCATCATCATCCTCATCAGACTTATGGCCTGAAATTCTTTCTGGTTCAAGAAAATACAGGTTTTCATCACAAGTGTCTTCGACAAACAGTTCAAGTTCTTCAGTCGGTTCAATATTCTCTGAGAGTGACCCCCTTCCCCAATCTAGCGTCCCTGGTGGCAGTAACCCAAGTCAAGGAAGCAAGGTTCACACCTCGAGCTGA
- the LOC140979269 gene encoding zinc finger CCCH domain-containing protein 32-like isoform X2, whose translation MGFFMCTYMARYSGIQAMEVVPVEEWVGPGAETGLEEPMWRLGFGGGSDSYPERPDEPVCIYYLRTGFCGYGNRCRFNHPRDRSVYYMRTGMCKFGASCKYDHPKHGAESPAPLTLNFYGYPLKPGENECSYYVKTGQCKFGVTCKFDHPQPSGIHVPPQAPVPGALAASAAMLAPAVYPTMQSPLQSSQQYGLVSSNWPIARPTVLSGSYVPGNYGPLLVSPGVVPVPSWTPYPASVSPVASPSTQPTSGAGPVYGLAPLYPSATAYAGPYLSVTSSGGLSRSSLEEHAFAERPGQLECRYYLRTGHCRFGPTCKYHHPPEWNAPKTDFVLSLIGLPLRTGASVCSHYSQNGVCKFGPSCKFDHPMSILSYSPSTSSLTDVPVAPYPVGSTNANLAPSSSSSDLWPEILSGSRKYRFSSQVSSTNSSSSSVGSIFSESDPLPQSSVPGGSNPSQGSKVHTSS comes from the exons ATGGGTTTCTTTATGTGCACATATATGGCGAGGTACAGTGGGATCCAAGCAATGGAGGTGGTACCCGTGGAGGAATGGGTGGGACCCGGCGCCGAAACAGGGCTTGAAG AACCTATGTGGCGATTAGGTTTTGGTGGTGGGTCCGATTCATACCCCGAGAGGCCTGATGAGCCCGTTTGTATCTATTACTTGAGGACTGGGTTCTGTGGATACGGCAATCGGTGCAGGTTCAATCATCCCCGTGATCGTAGCGTG TACTACATGCGGACTGGAATGTGTAAATTTGGTGCTTCCTGCAAGTATGACCATCCAAAGCACGGTGCCGAATCACCAGCCCCATTGACTCTGAATTTTTACGGATATCCCTTGAAGCCG GGCGAAAATGAATGCTCATATTATGTTAAAACAGGGCAGTGCAAGTTTGGTGTCACTTGTAAATTTGATCATCCTCAGCCATCTGGGATACATGTGCCACCTCAAGCCCCTGTCCCTGGGGCTTTGGCTGCCTCTGCAGCCATGCTCGCACCTGCTGTTTATCCAACCATGCAGTCTCCTCTCCAATCTTCTCAACAATATGGGTTAGTATCCAGCAACTGGCCCATTGCCAGACCAACTGTGCTTTCGGGTTCTTATGTTCCTGGGAATTATGGCCCCTTGCTCGTTTCCCCAGGAGTTGTTCCTGTTCCTAGTTGGACCCCCTATCCG GCGTCAGTTAGTCCTGTGGCCTCGCCAAGTACTCAACCCACCAGCGGTGCAGGCCCAGTTTATGGGTTAGCACCGTTATATCCTTCAGCGACCGCATATGCTGGACCATATCTTTCTGTAACTTCTTCTGGTGGCCTCTCAAGAAGCAGTCTAGAGGAACATGCCTTTGCAGAAAGACCTGGCCAACTAGAATGTCGGTACTATTTAAGGACCGGGCATTGTAGATTTGGGCCTACATGTAAGTATCACCATCCACCAGAATGGAATGCACCAAAAACAGATTTCGTGCTTAGTCTGATAGGTCTGCCTTTACGCACA GGTGCATCAGTCTGCTCTCATTACTCCCAAAATGGAGTATGCAAATTTGGTCCATCTTGCAAATTCGACCACCCAATGAGCATTTTGAGTTACAGTCCATCGACATCATCTCTGACCGATGTGCCTGTTGCGCCTTACCCAGTGGGATCCACAAACGCAAATTTGGCTCCATCATCATCCTCATCAGACTTATGGCCTGAAATTCTTTCTGGTTCAAGAAAATACAGGTTTTCATCACAAGTGTCTTCGACAAACAGTTCAAGTTCTTCAGTCGGTTCAATATTCTCTGAGAGTGACCCCCTTCCCCAATCTAGCGTCCCTGGTGGCAGTAACCCAAGTCAAGGAAGCAAGGTTCACACCTCGAGCTGA